From the genome of Sporomusa sphaeroides DSM 2875:
TGTTTCCCGATCAGTACCATAGCCAGCCACCTCCATGCTATTTCCCTGATACCATTATATCAAGGAAATAGGCAAAAAACAAAACACCCACTTCCGACTGCATCAGCATTTTCCTCCCGGTATAGTGCCGGATCGGTCGGCATTTCATTGGCGGCAGTCCATTATTTTTTTCTATTTAGTCCTTTGTTTCTATTTGCCAGCACTTAGCCATTGGAAATTTAGCATAATTATGATAAAATTGTATTAAAAGCAACTAAGGAGTGAAAACCATGCCACACATTAGACCGGTATCAGACTTAAGGAATAACTTTACTGACATTTCAAGGATTGTTCATGAAACTGCCGAACCAGTATTTTTGACCAAAAATGGTTATGGGGATATGGTTGTTATGAGTATGGAAGCCTTTGAACGCTTTCAATTTGAAAGCGAGGTTTATTTTAAGCTAAAAGAAGCTGAACAAGAAGCTCAACTGACAAACACTAGATATTCTCACAAAGAAATACTTAATGAATTAAAAGCAAAACTTGCAAACAAAGTAAACACCGGCAATGTATGATATCAGATATTTGCCTTTAGCACGAAAGGACTTAACAGCTATTACAACCTATATTGCAGACCAGTTGAATGCACCACAGGCAGCAATGAATTTGCTGGATTCATTGGATGAAGCCATATCCAGGCTGCGACTATTCCCTTACTCCTGCAAAGTGTATCAGCCAGTCAAAGCGTTAAACAGTGAATACCGGCTCTTACCAGTTAAGAATTATGCTGTCTTCTATGTAGTTAAAGAACAATTCGTTGAGATTCATCGGATCGTCTACGCTAAAATAGATTTGAGAAAACTTACAAGAAAAAGGTAATTGACTTTTTCAGTGGCTCCTTTTTCGTCTCTTTACTTCTAAATACTTGAAAATTATTCTATCATAGCTATATAATGTAATTACAATATAGCTACATTAGGAAGGTACTATGGAAGTAGATATAATCAGAATTGGTAATTCTAAAGGGATTCGCATCCCTGCCAGTTTGTTAAAACAATGTGGAATAGACAAGGTCATAATTAAGGTCGACGGTAGTATAATCACTCTGGCACCTGTCCGCGTTCCTCGCCAGGGATGGGAACAAGCATTTAAAAAAGCAGGATTATTGATTCGCAGATAGGAGTGGGTGAACCAGTATTCGCGTGGTGTTGTAGAAACAGTCGCCAAATAAGGAACGTCCCTCTGTCCCTACGCTGAAGATCATATGGGCCTGGGTAAAACACACTATAGGAAGCACTGCCGCCAATGCCGTCAATGGCAAAATTTCCGTCAACACCGGGGGAATAGGTCAAGGTCAATACGGTTTTCATATTTTGGGGTGTCTGAACCTTCTTACTGGAAGCAACAACCAACAGGTTTTGCGCCTGCAGTTTTGCATTGACCATATTTACCAGGCCATCTGCCGTATAATCCCCCGCATCCAGGGTTATGGTTTTACGTTCCACTACACTGCCATTATGAATGTCAAAGCTAAGCTTGTCATTTACCCCGGCTGCAATGGACACTCCGGGCAGCAAATCAGTACGGCCGTCGATATAGGTGTCTGATGCACTTGGCGTACTAACATTGGCATAATTATAATAGGGAACACTCCTGCGAAATAATGTGTTAACCGAGTTTCCCGCAACAGAATTCAGCTGCGTAGCAGTGCCCATCGTCC
Proteins encoded in this window:
- a CDS encoding AbrB/MazE/SpoVT family DNA-binding domain-containing protein, whose product is MEVDIIRIGNSKGIRIPASLLKQCGIDKVIIKVDGSIITLAPVRVPRQGWEQAFKKAGLLIRR
- a CDS encoding type II toxin-antitoxin system RelE/ParE family toxin is translated as MYDIRYLPLARKDLTAITTYIADQLNAPQAAMNLLDSLDEAISRLRLFPYSCKVYQPVKALNSEYRLLPVKNYAVFYVVKEQFVEIHRIVYAKIDLRKLTRKR
- a CDS encoding type II toxin-antitoxin system Phd/YefM family antitoxin, coding for MPHIRPVSDLRNNFTDISRIVHETAEPVFLTKNGYGDMVVMSMEAFERFQFESEVYFKLKEAEQEAQLTNTRYSHKEILNELKAKLANKVNTGNV